CGCCTGGAGCCGGGCGCCGAGGTGCACGCACTGGCGACCCCGCTGATGACGAAGGCGGACGGCACCAAGTTCGGCAAGTCCGAGAGCGGGGCCGTCTGGCTCGACCCGTCGATGACGACGCCGTACGCGTTCTACCAGTTCTGGCTGAACGTGGACGACCGGGACATCTCCCGGTACATGCGCATCCTCAGCTTCCAGAGCCCCGCGGAGCTGGCCGAGCTGGAGAAGCTCACCGAGGAGCGTCCGCAGGCCCGGACGGCGCAGCGCGCGCTGGCCGAGGAGCTGACGACGCTGGTGCACGGCGCCGGTCAGTGCGCCGCGGTCATCGCCGCGTCGAAGGCGCTCTTCGGTCAGGGTGAGCTGGGCGAGCTGGACGAGGCGACGCTGAGCGCCGCGCTGTCCGAGGTGCCACACGCGCGGGTCACCGAGCTCGGCCCGCTGGTGGACCTCCTGGTGGAGGTCGGTCTGGCGCCGAGCAAGTCGGGCGCCCGTCGCACGGTGAAGGAGGGCGGTGCGTACGTGAACAACGTCAAGGTCACGGACGGCGAGAGCGCACCGGCCCGCGAGGAACTGCTGCACGGGCGCTGGCTGGTGCTGCGCCGCGGCAAGAAGAACCTCGCGGCCGTCGAGGTCACCGGCTGATCCCGGACGATCGCCACTGCGGCCGGACACGCGTGATGCGTGTCCGGCCGCAGTGCGTGGTGGTCCGGTGGCTCAGGCCTTCTGTTTCGTACCGCGGAGCGAGGTCCACAGCATGTCGCCGAGACCGACGATGACCACCGCGCCGATCAACTGGAACAGATGGCGCGTCCAGTCGATGCCCCTGGTGTCGTTGACGCCGATCCAGGTGGCGACGGCGTTGCCGAGGACGCTGCCGAGGATGCCGAAGATCGTCGTCAGCCAGAGTGGGATGCTCTGTTTGCCGGGCAGGATCGCCTTCGCGATCAGACCCAGCACCAGGCCCACGATGATTGCCCACAACCAGCCCATGTCGCCTCCTCGTGCGACGCGATGTCGCGCATGTCCGCCCAGTCTCGGCCCGTGGGCCGTACGCCGCATGTCGGACGCGTCCGTACGTGCGGCGCCACCGCCCGTGCGCGCGAACACGGCGCGCCCCGGTCTCGTGGCCGGCCGACGCCGGGCGTACCGTGGATGCGGTCCGGTCCGGGGAGCGGCCGGCGCGGGAATGAGGTCCCCCCGGCCCGCGCGGCGCCGGGGTAAGGGTGGTGGAGACGTGATGCGGAAGCGGAGCGGTGCCGAGGTCTTCCGGATCACGGGGGCCCGTCAGGGGCTCGCGGACGATGTGCGCGGCAGACAGCGGCGCTATGTGATCTCTATGTCCGTACGGACTGTCTCGGTGATCCTGGCTGCCGTGCTGTGGAACGTCGAGCGGTACGTCGCGATGGTGGCGCTGGCACTCGGTGTCCTGCTCCCGTACGTGGCCGTCGTCATCGCCAACGCGGGCCGGGAGAACACCCCTTCGCTCCCCTCGACCTTCGTCCCCGCGCCGATGCGGCCCATGCTCGACGCCACGCCCGTGGCCGGTGCCGCGGAAGCCGGTCCGGAGGCCGACGCGGCCGGGCGCGGCGGGGAATCAGCATGAGCGGATCGGCATAAGCACAGTTCGGGCCGCACCGCACCCAAGGCTCAAGAAAACCTCAGATCAATCATGAAGTTACGGTGCACCGCACCCCGGTCCGCGTGACATACTTCGTAGGCGCTCCGCATCCCCCGTCGGAGCGACAGACCGACGCCGGGCAGCTCCCCCCGTGGCTGCTCGGCGTCGCTTTTTCTCCGGCAGGGGATGCGACCGGCGGTCGGCCCGAAGGCCGGTCCGTGAGACCGGCCCGTGAGACCGCAATGAGCGCTGACCTAGGGTTGAGTCCGTGAACTCCCCTGAATCCGCGGCCGAGAACGCTGCCGCCGCACCCATCTGTTCCGCCAAGGGCTGCCGGGCCGACGCCGTATGGGTACTCGCCTGGAACAACCCGAAACTGCACACCCCGGAGCGTCGTAAGACCTGGCTGGCCTGCGAGGAACACCGGGAGCATCTCTCCTCGTTCCTCGGCGTGCGAGGTTTCCTCAAGGATGTCGTGACGCTGGCGGAGTGGGAGTCCCGCGCACCGGGGGCGAAGGGACGCCGGAGCTAACCGCCGATCGCCGACATCGGACGGTCGGGCTGCAGGAAGGACGGGTCGTCCAGTCCGGATCCGGCCTTCTTTCCCCACATCGCGAGCCGCCAGATCCGGGCGATCTCCTCGTCCGGCGCGTCCGAGCGCAGGGCGCCGCGCAGATCGGTCTCCTCGCGGGCGAACAGGCAGGTGCGCACCTGGCCGTCGGCGGTGAGCCTGGTCCGGTCGCAGGCCCGGCAGAAGGGGCGCGTGACGGAGGCGATGACACCGACGCGGTGGGGTCCGCCGTCGACGAGCCAGCGCTCGGCGGGGGCGGAGCCGCGCTCGCCGTCGCCCTCCTCGGTGAGGGTGAAGCGGGTGCGCAGCGACTGGAGGATGTCGCCTGCGGTAATCATGCCGTCGCGCTTCCAGCCGTGCTGCGCGTCGAGCGGCATCTGCTCGATGAAGCGGAGCTCGTAACGGTGCTCGACGGCCCAGGCGAGGAGGTCGGGGGCCTCGTCGTCGTTGAGTCCGGGCATCAGGACGGTGTTGACCTTGACCGGGGTGAGACCGGCGTCGCGGGCGGCTTCGAGGCCGGCCAGCACGTCGTGGTGGCGGTCGCGGCGGGTGAGTGTCTTGAAGACGTCG
This sequence is a window from Streptomyces sp. NBC_01217. Protein-coding genes within it:
- the tyrS gene encoding tyrosine--tRNA ligase, with the translated sequence MADIVDELKWRGLFAQSTDEDALRKALADGPVTFYCGYDPTAASLHVGHLVQVLTMRRLQQAGLRPLALVGGATGQIGDPRPTAERTLNDPETVANWVSRLRSQIEPFLSFEGENAAVMVNNLDWTAGLSAIEFLRDIGKHFRVNKMLTKESIARRLESDEGISYTEFSYQLLQSMDYLELYRRYGCTLQQGGSDQWGNLTAGLDLIHRLEPGAEVHALATPLMTKADGTKFGKSESGAVWLDPSMTTPYAFYQFWLNVDDRDISRYMRILSFQSPAELAELEKLTEERPQARTAQRALAEELTTLVHGAGQCAAVIAASKALFGQGELGELDEATLSAALSEVPHARVTELGPLVDLLVEVGLAPSKSGARRTVKEGGAYVNNVKVTDGESAPAREELLHGRWLVLRRGKKNLAAVEVTG
- a CDS encoding GlsB/YeaQ/YmgE family stress response membrane protein, coding for MGWLWAIIVGLVLGLIAKAILPGKQSIPLWLTTIFGILGSVLGNAVATWIGVNDTRGIDWTRHLFQLIGAVVIVGLGDMLWTSLRGTKQKA
- a CDS encoding DUF3099 domain-containing protein; this encodes MRKRSGAEVFRITGARQGLADDVRGRQRRYVISMSVRTVSVILAAVLWNVERYVAMVALALGVLLPYVAVVIANAGRENTPSLPSTFVPAPMRPMLDATPVAGAAEAGPEADAAGRGGESA
- the moaA gene encoding GTP 3',8-cyclase MoaA, which produces MLIDTYDRVATDLRVSLTDRCNLRCTYCMPEEGLQWLGKPDLLSDDEIVRLVHIAVTRLGITEVRFTGGEPLLRPGLVSIVERCAALSPRPRMSLTTNGIGLKRTAAALKAAGLDRVNVSLDTLRADVFKTLTRRDRHHDVLAGLEAARDAGLTPVKVNTVLMPGLNDDEAPDLLAWAVEHRYELRFIEQMPLDAQHGWKRDGMITAGDILQSLRTRFTLTEEGDGERGSAPAERWLVDGGPHRVGVIASVTRPFCRACDRTRLTADGQVRTCLFAREETDLRGALRSDAPDEEIARIWRLAMWGKKAGSGLDDPSFLQPDRPMSAIGG